TGGGGGTACATCCCCTGGACCGACGGTCCCGGCGAGACGATGATCCGCCACCGCTCGCTGCTCGATGTGGGCAACCTCGAAGACTTTCTCGCCCGCGAGAAGCCGAAACACGTCTACTTCTCGGCCGGCCGGTACGACGACCCCGGCGCGAGTTCGATGGGCGAGAAGACCTGGCGCTCCTCGGACCTGGTCTTCGACCTCGACGCCGACCACCTCCCGTCGGTGACGCTGGGCGAGGACAGCTACGCCGAGATGCTCGCAAAGTGCAAGGACGCGCTCTTTCGCCTGCTGGACTTCCTCGACGAGGACTTCGGCTTCGAGGAGACGACGGTCGTCTTCTCGGGCGGACGGGGGTACCACGTCCACGTCCGCGACGAGACGGTTCAGCAACTGGGGAGCGACGCCCGCCGCGAGATCGTCGACTACGTGCGCGGGATCGGGCTGGACGACGAGTACATCCGGACGAGCGAGATGCGCGGCGGCGTCAGCCGGCGAGTCGTCGAGACGGGGGGCGGCTGGGGCCGGCGCGTCCACGAACACCTCCTCGAGTTCGTCGACGAACTGCTCGCGATGGACGACGACGAGGCGACGGCGCGACTGCAGGAACTCGACGGCATCGGCGAGGGTCGGGCCGACACCGTCTACGGCGCCCTGCAGTCCAACGCGGAGGCGCTGGAGGCGGGCAACGTCGAGCTCGGCGGCGTCGGGCTACGGACGCTGCTCGACGCGTTCGCCGCCGAAGTGGTCGACGGCCAGAACGCCCCAATCGACGAGCCGGTGACGACGGACGTGAACCGCCTCATTCGTCTGCCGGGGAGCCTCCACGGCGGGAGCGCGCTGGAGGTACAGCGGATCGACCGCGCGGATCTGGAGGCGTTCGACCCGCTGGTCGACGCCGTCCCGGAGACGTTCGTGGGCCACGAGATCAACGTCGAGGTGACCACGCCCGGGGAGGTGCAGTTGCGTGGCGATAGCTTTAATCTCCAGGCGGGAGTCCGTTCCGTTCCGGAGTACCTCGGCGCGTTCCTGATGGCCAGAGGTCGCGCCGAGAAGGCACCAGAATGAGAGTGTACCGACCGCGATGATGGACCTGAACGAACTACAGTCGGCCCAGAGCCGCGAACGGCAGACCGACAGCCTCCAGCAGCTGCGCGAGTCGTTCTACAAGGACGCCGGCGAGTTCATCCAGCAGCTCCACCGCGAGCGCGAGCGCGCCGCCGAGGAGGCCGACGACCCGTGGGACGCCCCGGAGATCAACCGCCTCAGCGACGACATCGACACCGCGGAGGGGACCGTCGAGGCCATCTACGAGCGCCGCGTCGGCAAGATCGTCAAGATGGCGTCCCTCGCCGCCGCGGACATGCCCACCGAGGACGAGGGGCTCACCACGGAGGAGCGGTCGCTGTTCGAGACGCTGGTCGGTGCCATCGAGGAGAACCGCGCGCGGGTCGAGGCCGTCATCGACGGGGAGAACCCCGCCGCGGCGGCCGCCGACGTGGATACCCCCGAATCCGCGGCCGGAGCGGACGCGGACCCGACGGCAGACACCGGCGCCGCGGACGCCTCGGACGCGGGTCCGGCCACGGGGCCGTCGTCCGCCGACGGCGACCGGCGCGACGTACCGAGCGACCCCGACGAGCTGGGTGACGCTCCCGGGGCGGCGCCACCGGCGGACGCGCCCTCTGGGGACGTGCCGGCGGACGACTCGGCGGCTCCGAGCCCCCCGACGGACGCACCCGCCGAAGCGTCCGGCGTCGATGCGGCCGACCTGATGGGCGACGGCTCGGAGACGGCCGGATCGGTCGACTCGGGCGAGCGGTCGTCGGAGGACGACGCCCGCGACCGGCCGCCCCAGGCCGACGGCGGGTCGAGCGCGGTCGGTCCACAGGGCGGGGCCGAGTCCGGCTCGGATGCCGGTCCGACGCCTCCGTCGGGGGACGGCCCCGGGGGGGGCGGGGCCGACCCGTCGGCCGACGCGGGCGCCGAGGCGGAGCCGTCGGTCGACCGCGCGACGGTGAAGATCACGAGCGACGTGGGCGAGATCTTCGGCGTCGACCAGCGGGCCTACGACCTCACCGCCGAGGACGTGGTGACGCTGCCCGAGGCCAACGCCGGGCCGCTCGTCGAGCGCGACGCGGCCGAGCGGCTGGACTGAGGGCGTTCTCCCCGAGTAACGACCGCGAGAATCGACCGCCGAGCCGCGGCTGGCGCGGTCCGACTCGCGACCGGTCAGGTCGGGTCGGGACGGGACCCGAGCGTGAGTTCGACCGTCCGCTCCTCGCCGTCGCGGAGGACGGTCACGTCGATGGTGTCGCCGGGGCTGGTCTCCAGCGCGAGGAAGCTCGCGAGGGCCTCCCTGGTGGGGATCGAGGTCCCGTCCATCGAGACGACGACGTCGCCGCCGGTCCCGACCCCGGACTGGCCGGCCACGGTCGTCTCGCCGGTCGACCCCCGGAGGACGCCGTCGGCGGGGCCGTCCTCGCGGACGAGGTCGATGTAGACGCCGACCCGCTCGTCCACGTCGTTGGCCTCGGCGTGCAGCGGGTCGACCGTCCGGAGGCGAACGCCCATGTAGGCGTGCTCGAACTCGCCGTCTTCGAGCAGTGCGGGGACCACTCGTCGCACCAGCGGCGCGGAGATGCCGAAGCCGATGTTGTCGCCGCCGCCGGAGTTGATGACGCCGGCCACGGTCCCGTCGAGGGTGACCAGCGGCCCGCCGGAGTTCCCGGGGTTGACCGGGGCGTCCGTCTGGATCGCGTCGGGGATCGAGAAGTCGTTCGGCGCCGGCAGCGTCCGGTTGACGCCGCTGACGATCCCCGCCGACACCGAGCCGGAGTAGCCGAAGGGGTTGCCGATGGCGATGACCTCCGTCCCCACGTCGGGGTCGGACTCCCGGAGCGCCAGCGGCTCGGCGCTCTCGGGCAGTTCCTCGACCGAGAGGACCGCCAGGTCGCTGTACACGTCGGTCCCCTCGACGGTCGCGTCGAGCCAGCCGCCGTCGCTGAACCGGAGGTAGATGCGCTCGGCGCCCTCGACGACGTGCTGGTTCGTGACGACGTGGCCGTCGCTGTAGACGAAGCCGGTGCCCTGGGAGGGGGTCGGCCCGCCGGTGTACACCTGGATCTGGGCGACCGAGGGGACGGTCGAGCGGTACACGTCGGTGTAGGTGCTCCCCTGCTCTGCGTCGAACTGCTCGAAGTCGCCGGCGGCGCCGTCCGAGCCGCCGGGGCTGCCGTCGCCGCCCGAGTCGGGTGACGGCGTCGACGGTTCGGGGTCGACGGGCGTCGTGTCCTCGGTCTCGCCGCCGAGGATCGAATCGGAGCAGCCGGCGATCCCGGCCGACAGCGCCGTCCCGCAGACGGCGAGGAACCGTCGCCGCGACGAGTCGGAGTCTTCCATACCGGCACGTAGGACACCAGCGGAATAAAACCGCGGACGCGGTGGGGCGGGACGGACCGGGGCCGGGGTCGACGACAGGTTCCAGAGATTCTCTCCCCCTGAGCGGGGTTTTTGCGCGCGAGCGGTCAAGCGGTGGCGACCGAATGGCGCGTCCCGATCCACACGGCAGTTTCGACGAGATCCGCGAGGAAGCCGACGGCCGCCCGATGCTCAGCCTGTTCCGCTACGCGACCCCCTACTGGGTTCCCCTGGTATTGGGCGTCGTCTCGACGATGGTCAACCGCGTCGCGCGGCTGTTTCCGGCGCTGCTCATCGCGGCGGCCATCGACCTGGCGGTCAACCCCTCCGGCACCGCCAGCAGCGTCCTCTCGGCGGTCGGCATCGTCCCCGCCGAACCCGTCCCGCTCGACGACACCGCCGCGCGCCTCAACCTGCTGTACTACCTCGGTGCGCTCGCCGCGGGGGCCTACGTCGTCCAGTCGATCAGCCACTTCGGCTCCCGGTATTTCTTCCAGACGACCGCCCAGCGCATCCAACACGACCTGCGGCTGGACACCTACGACCACATGCAGCGCCTGTCGCTGGACTTCTTCAACAACCACCAGACCGGCGGCATGATGTCCATCCTCAACAGCGACATCAACCGGCTGGAGGACTTCTTCAACGCCGAGATCCGCGAGATCACGCGGGCGATCATGATCTTCACGCTGGTCGGCGGGTGGATGATCTACACGGCGCCGTGGCTCGGTCTCCTCGTGCTCGTCCCGGTGCCGATCATCGCGCTGATCACCGCGAAGTTCATCATCTGGATCGAGCCGAAGTACAAGCGGATCCGCGAGCTGGTCGCGCGGATGAACACCCGGCTGTCGAACAATCTCGGCGGCGCGGCCATCGTGAAATCCTTCGACCGCTACGACGTGGAACGCGAGCGCGTCGCCGAGCAGTCGGGCGGCTACCGCGACGAGAAGATCGACGCCATCACCGTCCGCAAGGCCTTCTTCGCCTCGCTGCGGCTGCTCGTCGGCGCGATGTTCGTGACCATCCTCGTCCTCGGCGGCCGCGACGCCGTCACCGCGAGCGGCCTGACCGCCGGCGCCTTCGTCACCTACTTCATGTTCCTGCGGTACCTCGACGGCCCGATGACCCGCATCGGGAAGACCGCCAACAACTACCAGAAGGCCAAGTCCAGCGCCGAGCGCGTCTTCGGCGTCCTCGGCTACACCGCCGACGTGACGACCGCAGAGGACGGCCACACCCCCGACTCGGTCGACGGCCGCGTCGCGTTCGACGACGTGGACTTCAGCTACTCCGAGGGCGGCGAGCAGATCCTCGACGGCGTCGACCTCGAAGTGGAGGCCGGCGAGACGGTCGGCTTCGCCGGGACGAGCGGCTCGGGCAAGTCCACCCTGCTCAAACTCCCCCCGCGGTTCTACGACGTGGACTCCGGGGCAGTCCGGATCGACGGGACGGACGTTCGCGAGTTCGACCTGCAGACGCTTCGCAACCGGATCGGCGTCGTCGAGCAGGACCCGTATATGTTCTCCGGGACGATCCGCGAGAACATCGCGTACGGCGACGCCGAGCTGTTCCGGTCGGTGCTGGCGAACTACGACGACATCCCCGCCGAGGTCGACGAGCGAGTCCGCGAGGCCGCGGAGGCGGCCGGCGCCCACGAGTTTGTGGTCGACCTGCCCGGCGGCTACGATACGATGGTCGGCGAGCGCGGCGTGAAGCTGTCGGGCGG
The window above is part of the Halosimplex rubrum genome. Proteins encoded here:
- the priS gene encoding DNA primase small subunit PriS, encoding MQEQTRAYLQGRFGDHYRRSDLSPPPEANEREWGYIPWTDGPGETMIRHRSLLDVGNLEDFLAREKPKHVYFSAGRYDDPGASSMGEKTWRSSDLVFDLDADHLPSVTLGEDSYAEMLAKCKDALFRLLDFLDEDFGFEETTVVFSGGRGYHVHVRDETVQQLGSDARREIVDYVRGIGLDDEYIRTSEMRGGVSRRVVETGGGWGRRVHEHLLEFVDELLAMDDDEATARLQELDGIGEGRADTVYGALQSNAEALEAGNVELGGVGLRTLLDAFAAEVVDGQNAPIDEPVTTDVNRLIRLPGSLHGGSALEVQRIDRADLEAFDPLVDAVPETFVGHEINVEVTTPGEVQLRGDSFNLQAGVRSVPEYLGAFLMARGRAEKAPE
- a CDS encoding DNA replication complex subunit Gins51, whose product is MDLNELQSAQSRERQTDSLQQLRESFYKDAGEFIQQLHRERERAAEEADDPWDAPEINRLSDDIDTAEGTVEAIYERRVGKIVKMASLAAADMPTEDEGLTTEERSLFETLVGAIEENRARVEAVIDGENPAAAAADVDTPESAAGADADPTADTGAADASDAGPATGPSSADGDRRDVPSDPDELGDAPGAAPPADAPSGDVPADDSAAPSPPTDAPAEASGVDAADLMGDGSETAGSVDSGERSSEDDARDRPPQADGGSSAVGPQGGAESGSDAGPTPPSGDGPGGGGADPSADAGAEAEPSVDRATVKITSDVGEIFGVDQRAYDLTAEDVVTLPEANAGPLVERDAAERLD
- a CDS encoding S1C family serine protease; protein product: MEDSDSSRRRFLAVCGTALSAGIAGCSDSILGGETEDTTPVDPEPSTPSPDSGGDGSPGGSDGAAGDFEQFDAEQGSTYTDVYRSTVPSVAQIQVYTGGPTPSQGTGFVYSDGHVVTNQHVVEGAERIYLRFSDGGWLDATVEGTDVYSDLAVLSVEELPESAEPLALRESDPDVGTEVIAIGNPFGYSGSVSAGIVSGVNRTLPAPNDFSIPDAIQTDAPVNPGNSGGPLVTLDGTVAGVINSGGGDNIGFGISAPLVRRVVPALLEDGEFEHAYMGVRLRTVDPLHAEANDVDERVGVYIDLVREDGPADGVLRGSTGETTVAGQSGVGTGGDVVVSMDGTSIPTREALASFLALETSPGDTIDVTVLRDGEERTVELTLGSRPDPT
- a CDS encoding ABC transporter ATP-binding protein codes for the protein MARPDPHGSFDEIREEADGRPMLSLFRYATPYWVPLVLGVVSTMVNRVARLFPALLIAAAIDLAVNPSGTASSVLSAVGIVPAEPVPLDDTAARLNLLYYLGALAAGAYVVQSISHFGSRYFFQTTAQRIQHDLRLDTYDHMQRLSLDFFNNHQTGGMMSILNSDINRLEDFFNAEIREITRAIMIFTLVGGWMIYTAPWLGLLVLVPVPIIALITAKFIIWIEPKYKRIRELVARMNTRLSNNLGGAAIVKSFDRYDVERERVAEQSGGYRDEKIDAITVRKAFFASLRLLVGAMFVTILVLGGRDAVTASGLTAGAFVTYFMFLRYLDGPMTRIGKTANNYQKAKSSAERVFGVLGYTADVTTAEDGHTPDSVDGRVAFDDVDFSYSEGGEQILDGVDLEVEAGETVGFAGTSGSGKSTLLKLPPRFYDVDSGAVRIDGTDVREFDLQTLRNRIGVVEQDPYMFSGTIRENIAYGDAELFRSVLANYDDIPAEVDERVREAAEAAGAHEFVVDLPGGYDTMVGERGVKLSGGQRQRVSIARTLLNDPDVIILDEATSDVDTETEELIQRNLEALTADRTAFVIAHRLSTIQDADRIVVMDDGEVIETGTHEELVDEGGAYAGLWASQTDESVAPSAAGADD